In Paenibacillus hexagrammi, the following are encoded in one genomic region:
- a CDS encoding sensor histidine kinase codes for MIQRRPWHGVEWTLFILLSGNTMLGLVYVLLHMNEFKHISVPLTIVFLLLSYGLPLLFWRPGYVSCQLYPLAVLITNAPLQIYLSWREQDIYSIINCPLMAVGFLTDRKNAWWIAPIYILAMPVTYYFLVDSEQIVGEVFSQVLYAVLFYTIGISLQRVVSSNEKTETLLAENQRQYQLIHEQNNVLEQYANQIEQLTLVEERNRMARELHDTVGHTFTSVIMGMDAVSYLIEAAPDKAKEKLDVLRDVTRSGLEEVRRSIHQMMPHGDDMLLSYQLNRLANEFAVHTGTQIRFNTEGQEYELPKQAKLSLIRCLQESLTNAKRHGRAAAVEVRLAYTDDQVTLLIEDDGVGTDRLNAGFGIGAMQERISALQGTLQIRSALGQGTVVSCSIPAPQQLAL; via the coding sequence ATGATTCAAAGAAGACCTTGGCATGGTGTGGAATGGACGCTCTTTATTCTGTTATCCGGAAACACGATGCTTGGACTTGTCTATGTGCTTCTCCATATGAATGAATTTAAACATATTTCCGTTCCGCTTACCATTGTTTTCCTGCTCCTCTCCTATGGATTGCCGCTGCTATTCTGGCGTCCTGGATATGTTAGCTGCCAGTTGTATCCGTTAGCGGTCCTCATAACGAATGCTCCTCTTCAAATCTATCTCTCTTGGAGGGAGCAAGATATCTACTCTATTATTAATTGCCCATTAATGGCCGTTGGATTCCTCACTGATCGAAAAAATGCATGGTGGATTGCACCTATTTACATATTAGCCATGCCTGTCACCTATTATTTCTTGGTAGATTCAGAGCAAATCGTAGGTGAGGTGTTCAGCCAAGTGTTATATGCGGTGCTTTTTTACACTATCGGTATTTCCCTGCAGCGTGTAGTCTCCTCTAATGAAAAAACCGAGACGCTGCTTGCCGAGAATCAACGACAATATCAATTAATTCACGAGCAGAACAACGTTCTGGAGCAGTACGCCAACCAAATCGAGCAATTAACGCTTGTGGAAGAACGCAACCGGATGGCTCGGGAGCTTCATGATACAGTCGGACACACCTTCACCTCTGTCATCATGGGGATGGATGCCGTGTCGTACTTGATCGAAGCAGCCCCGGACAAAGCCAAGGAAAAGCTTGACGTCTTGCGCGATGTGACCCGCAGCGGGCTGGAGGAAGTACGCAGGAGCATCCATCAGATGATGCCCCATGGGGACGATATGCTGCTCTCCTATCAATTGAACCGATTAGCCAATGAGTTCGCCGTTCATACTGGGACGCAGATTCGCTTCAACACCGAAGGCCAAGAATATGAGCTTCCCAAACAAGCCAAGCTTTCCTTGATTCGCTGCTTGCAGGAGTCATTAACCAACGCGAAGCGGCACGGCAGAGCCGCCGCCGTTGAGGTCAGACTCGCCTATACCGATGATCAGGTTACCCTGCTGATTGAAGACGACGGTGTCGGCACGGACCGGCTGAATGCCGGCTTCGGCATCGGGGCCATGCAGGAACGCATCAGTGCGCTGCAAGGGACACTGCAGATTCGCTCGGCACTAGGCCAGGGTACCGTCGTCAGCTGCAGCATTCCTGCTCCGCAGCAGCTGGCACTCTAG
- a CDS encoding ABC transporter ATP-binding protein, giving the protein MKTADAALPIVQMEQVCKKIGAKTIIDKLSFEVPRGEVFGFLGPNGAGKTTTIRMMVGLMSITEGDIRIGGHSIRTHFEEAIRHIGAIVENPEMYKFLSGYHNLVHYARMIPGISAQRIEEVIKLVGMENRIHDKVKTYSLGMRQRLGIAQALLHKPSVLILDEPTNGLDPAGIRELRDHLRKLTREEGISVIVSSHLLSEMELMCDRVAIIQNGSLVDVRLIKDFRQADDKLQVVFDLEPLDAARNLVKEVSLEAVYELRGETLVMTLDRTEVAAWNKRFVEAGINVFGIRTANKSLEDQFLEMTGSDQIA; this is encoded by the coding sequence ATGAAAACGGCAGATGCAGCTTTACCTATTGTACAAATGGAGCAAGTGTGCAAAAAAATCGGCGCCAAAACCATTATCGATAAGCTCAGCTTTGAGGTTCCCCGGGGCGAAGTATTTGGATTTCTGGGGCCTAACGGTGCGGGCAAAACTACGACCATCCGCATGATGGTGGGCTTGATGTCCATTACGGAGGGGGATATCCGAATCGGAGGTCATTCCATACGCACACATTTTGAGGAAGCGATCCGCCATATTGGCGCGATTGTAGAGAACCCGGAAATGTACAAATTTCTGAGCGGGTACCATAATCTGGTTCATTATGCGAGGATGATCCCTGGCATATCCGCGCAGCGGATCGAGGAGGTCATTAAGCTGGTAGGGATGGAAAATCGGATTCATGACAAAGTAAAAACCTATTCCCTAGGCATGCGTCAGCGTTTGGGCATTGCACAGGCTCTGCTTCATAAGCCTTCCGTGCTGATCTTGGATGAACCGACCAATGGACTGGATCCAGCCGGGATCCGGGAGCTGCGAGATCATTTACGCAAATTGACTCGGGAAGAAGGCATCTCCGTGATCGTATCCAGCCATCTGTTGTCCGAGATGGAGCTGATGTGCGATCGGGTAGCTATTATCCAGAACGGAAGCTTGGTCGATGTGAGGCTTATTAAAGATTTCAGACAGGCGGATGATAAGCTGCAGGTTGTATTTGACTTGGAGCCGCTGGATGCGGCAAGGAATCTTGTGAAGGAGGTTTCGTTAGAGGCTGTCTATGAGCTGAGAGGCGAAACGCTAGTGATGACGCTGGATCGGACGGAGGTTGCGGCTTGGAACAAGCGTTTTGTCGAAGCGGGAATCAACGTATTTGGCATTCGTACGGCTAATAAGTCGTTGGAAGATCAATTTTTGGAAATGACGGGAAGTGATCAAATTGCTTAA
- a CDS encoding ABC transporter permease — MIKLLNLIQNENMKIYRRLRTWILILLLVMFVVIVAIFSHSGKEDQLANWKEMTQGSMDQAAKEMTNPELSPTFKEQLKQEMKLKQYALDHDIPPVEMTMWGGVQNAANLIQFVTLFTVIIAGDMVAGEFTWGTIKLLLIRPASRSKILLSKYMATLLFAALLLVILFISAVFISGLIYGFSYFNMPYTALGEGGAIQVSSMPLHMMADYSLKLVELVMVVTLAFMISTVFRSSSLAIGISIFIMFAGQVISMLLLRYSWGKYFLFANTDLTPYLDGKPLADGMSLGFSISVLLFYFLLFNVLSWEIFRRRDIAA; from the coding sequence GTGATCAAATTGCTTAATCTCATACAAAATGAAAATATGAAAATATATCGCAGGCTGCGAACCTGGATTCTAATCTTGCTGCTGGTCATGTTTGTTGTGATCGTGGCCATCTTCTCACACTCCGGCAAAGAAGATCAGCTGGCCAATTGGAAAGAAATGACTCAGGGCTCTATGGATCAAGCGGCCAAAGAGATGACGAATCCCGAGCTTTCGCCTACATTCAAGGAACAGCTGAAACAGGAGATGAAGCTCAAGCAATATGCCCTCGACCACGATATTCCTCCTGTGGAAATGACTATGTGGGGCGGTGTTCAAAATGCAGCCAACCTGATCCAATTCGTCACCTTGTTTACCGTGATCATTGCCGGAGATATGGTGGCGGGCGAATTTACATGGGGAACGATCAAGCTGCTGCTGATTCGTCCGGCCAGCCGTTCGAAAATTCTATTATCCAAGTATATGGCTACGCTATTGTTTGCTGCTCTCCTGCTGGTCATCTTGTTCATCAGCGCGGTATTCATCAGCGGATTGATCTATGGATTCAGTTACTTCAATATGCCGTACACGGCTTTGGGCGAGGGCGGAGCGATTCAGGTAAGCAGCATGCCGCTTCATATGATGGCGGACTACAGCTTAAAGCTCGTTGAGCTAGTGATGGTTGTGACACTGGCATTTATGATTTCCACGGTATTCCGCAGCTCTTCTTTGGCCATCGGCATTAGCATCTTCATCATGTTTGCGGGACAAGTGATTTCGATGCTCTTGCTGCGCTATTCATGGGGCAAGTACTTCTTGTTTGCCAATACGGACTTGACTCCATATTTGGACGGCAAGCCCTTGGCTGATGGCATGAGCCTTGGATTCTCCATCAGTGTGCTGCTGTTCTACTTCCTGCTGTTTAACGTGCTATCTTGGGAAATATTCCGAAGAAGAGACATCGCGGCCTGA
- a CDS encoding HAD family hydrolase: MKEQTILFDLDDTLIHCNRYFDFVIDQFVDRMLTWFSGHQLTPQHIKKKQVEIDLAGVQIHGFKPERFPKSFVETYHWFSNVLGRETSETEEAHLMDLGHTVYSYTVEPYPLMHETLDALRSAGHKLYLYTGGDATIQMKKVADSGLHDYFDDRVFVTVHKTKEYMKSLVHEQRFDPRRTWMIGNSVRTDVLPALHAGIHTIYIPAHQDWEYNTGTIDVEPQGAFYQLESLREVPPTIDEYVKKTASL; the protein is encoded by the coding sequence ATGAAAGAACAAACGATTCTATTTGATCTCGACGATACACTCATACACTGCAATCGATACTTCGACTTTGTCATCGACCAATTCGTGGACCGTATGTTGACCTGGTTTTCCGGGCACCAATTAACACCGCAACACATTAAGAAAAAGCAGGTGGAAATTGATCTGGCCGGCGTACAAATTCACGGCTTTAAGCCGGAGCGGTTTCCCAAATCCTTCGTCGAAACGTATCACTGGTTCTCAAACGTCCTAGGCCGTGAAACCAGCGAGACGGAAGAAGCTCATCTCATGGATCTCGGCCATACGGTTTATTCCTATACTGTCGAGCCTTACCCGCTCATGCATGAAACGCTCGACGCCCTCCGAAGCGCCGGGCATAAGCTATATCTGTACACAGGCGGAGATGCAACGATTCAAATGAAGAAGGTGGCGGATTCCGGCCTTCACGATTACTTCGACGACCGAGTTTTCGTCACCGTGCATAAGACAAAGGAATATATGAAATCTCTCGTGCACGAGCAGCGCTTCGATCCGAGGCGGACCTGGATGATCGGCAACTCCGTTCGAACGGATGTTCTCCCCGCCCTTCACGCAGGCATCCATACCATCTATATCCCAGCCCATCAGGATTGGGAGTATAACACCGGAACCATTGATGTGGAGCCCCAAGGCGCCTTCTATCAATTGGAATCGCTGCGTGAAGTGCCGCCAACCATCGACGAGTATGTGAAAAAAACTGCTTCCCTCTAA
- a CDS encoding bactofilin family protein, protein MFKTRKSLLNPNTTDTLIGEGTLFEGCIRSEASIRIEGQIIGDVTCNGDVTIGEHGHVRSDITARDVVLAGIVHGNITTSGKLTITSTGTLLGDISAASITIEEGGVFQGTSKMERKQPSLASQGSGDPDKAAKPAPQAGESLKAPAVAISN, encoded by the coding sequence ATGTTTAAAACAAGGAAATCGTTATTGAACCCGAACACGACCGACACCTTAATCGGAGAAGGAACTTTGTTCGAGGGCTGCATCCGCTCGGAGGCAAGCATCCGGATTGAGGGTCAAATTATCGGAGATGTGACATGCAACGGGGATGTGACGATCGGTGAGCACGGCCATGTCCGCTCGGACATTACAGCCCGTGATGTGGTCTTGGCCGGTATTGTGCATGGCAATATTACTACCTCCGGCAAGCTTACGATCACTTCAACAGGCACGCTGCTTGGAGATATAAGCGCCGCTTCCATCACCATCGAAGAAGGCGGAGTATTTCAAGGAACGAGCAAAATGGAAAGAAAACAACCTTCACTTGCATCACAAGGCAGCGGCGATCCTGATAAAGCTGCAAAGCCGGCGCCTCAGGCGGGAGAAAGCTTGAAGGCTCCTGCCGTTGCTATATCCAATTAA
- a CDS encoding M23 family metallopeptidase, giving the protein MKLKWKPKKLTLVIIPEANQSIVRFRITNLFTYAIATCGSLLLAICLMTYALHLHTSKAASVLKSQLRGEKLQLSAALTSKNQAIEQLQNEVIQLSQQAEQMKAKVEQMKQLEHELKALSLDDASSKEASGASSAVAQAEKLMIGPALGVGGSSKSVSQDDILKLGEQTSASLTALNTEVSKLGLSLAEAKRQQEKLRAIPSIWPTTTKLVTSNYGYRKDPFTAKPSFHAGIDFGAKANEPVFAAADGKVVSTGTDRFHGNNIIVEHTSGLRTWYMHLNKMFVRKGEHVEKGQKIGLVGSTGRSTGPHLHYEILKNGKSVDPKPYLKTVRKEAN; this is encoded by the coding sequence ATGAAACTCAAATGGAAGCCCAAAAAACTGACGCTAGTCATTATTCCTGAGGCGAATCAATCTATCGTCAGATTTCGAATTACCAACCTCTTCACCTATGCAATAGCGACATGCGGCAGTCTTCTGCTTGCTATCTGTTTGATGACCTATGCCTTGCACCTGCATACCAGTAAAGCAGCAAGCGTACTCAAATCCCAGCTTCGCGGGGAGAAGCTGCAGCTAAGCGCAGCATTAACCTCCAAGAATCAAGCCATCGAGCAATTGCAAAATGAAGTGATTCAGCTTTCTCAGCAAGCCGAGCAAATGAAAGCCAAGGTTGAACAAATGAAACAACTGGAACATGAACTCAAAGCGCTGTCACTGGACGATGCAAGCTCCAAGGAAGCTTCCGGAGCGAGCTCGGCTGTCGCCCAGGCTGAGAAGCTGATGATAGGCCCGGCCTTGGGTGTCGGCGGAAGCTCCAAGTCCGTCTCCCAAGACGATATCTTGAAGCTGGGCGAGCAAACCTCGGCCTCTCTAACCGCGCTGAACACGGAAGTCAGCAAGCTAGGGCTGAGTCTCGCGGAAGCAAAACGTCAGCAGGAAAAGCTGCGGGCCATACCGAGCATTTGGCCCACGACGACCAAGCTGGTGACATCGAATTACGGGTACCGCAAGGATCCTTTCACAGCGAAGCCGAGCTTCCATGCAGGCATTGACTTTGGCGCCAAAGCGAATGAGCCTGTTTTTGCTGCCGCTGATGGTAAAGTAGTGAGCACAGGAACCGACCGCTTCCATGGTAATAACATTATTGTGGAGCATACTTCCGGTCTGCGTACCTGGTACATGCACTTAAACAAAATGTTTGTACGTAAGGGAGAGCATGTGGAAAAAGGCCAAAAGATCGGCCTTGTTGGTTCCACAGGGCGAAGCACCGGCCCGCATCTCCATTATGAGATTCTCAAGAACGGCAAAAGCGTTGATCCCAAGCCCTATCTAAAAACAGTACGAAAGGAAGCCAACTAG
- a CDS encoding GerAB/ArcD/ProY family transporter codes for MDSKQIINQRQLAWLASSVITSGGILTLQNVLIRVSEMDAWFSYLIPVFYVFAIAAFFGYLSKHYPGKHIFEITMEVLGRWGGTLVNLVILFHLWLIAARDVGSLAKFSSTLLLHHTPIEILILLPCLVLCYFGKSSVEVIARVNDLFYPLFVVSVMAMPLLLSNEFYLRLISPVLTAPVYNLTFSNLLTIGSAGDIFILGAFLHTVYNASYIRSSIRHGAMLGIFLLTLLIFMVLIVLGPKMPGNFLYPTYNLVQMIHVTDFLDRLDIVMLTVWFPTIACKMIALYTALLLGISSLFKERNYPIFNKPVAMVLVMTTIMSFRSTTELLSFANFSSPVIVLAYQPAVMILLFVVVKIKSRKLGMGNQEKQEKQEKQEKQEKQWNQASQVSQEKRGNQVNQASQGNQDNQDSQGDSRSQSKHQPASGGSDAQSKSRAAFWSKNLTYSHWLWIGNLLMLASLGSMAAGLVFSRYNPQSGTVCASLYGCCLTLTAFTTYMEVSRIKQSQAGNK; via the coding sequence ATGGATAGCAAACAAATTATTAACCAGAGACAGCTCGCATGGCTCGCCTCTTCCGTGATAACGAGCGGAGGTATCCTGACGCTCCAGAATGTCCTGATCCGAGTCAGTGAAATGGACGCCTGGTTCAGTTATCTCATCCCTGTCTTCTATGTCTTTGCTATCGCTGCTTTCTTTGGATACTTGAGCAAACATTACCCGGGGAAGCATATCTTCGAGATTACCATGGAAGTGCTAGGTAGATGGGGCGGGACTCTGGTCAATCTTGTCATTCTGTTTCACTTGTGGCTTATTGCCGCCAGAGATGTTGGTTCTTTGGCCAAGTTCAGCTCGACCCTGCTGCTTCATCACACACCTATTGAGATCTTGATTCTTCTTCCCTGCTTGGTGCTTTGCTATTTTGGCAAGAGCAGCGTAGAAGTCATTGCCCGCGTTAACGACCTGTTTTACCCGTTATTCGTCGTTTCCGTCATGGCAATGCCTTTACTGCTATCCAATGAGTTTTACTTGAGATTGATCTCGCCAGTCTTGACGGCCCCTGTCTATAATCTTACTTTCAGCAATCTGCTTACCATCGGCAGTGCTGGCGATATCTTTATTCTTGGGGCCTTCTTGCATACCGTCTACAACGCCAGTTATATTCGCTCTTCCATTCGTCATGGCGCCATGCTCGGTATTTTTTTGTTGACATTGCTCATCTTTATGGTGTTGATCGTCCTGGGTCCGAAGATGCCGGGCAATTTCCTGTATCCGACCTATAATTTGGTACAAATGATCCACGTCACCGACTTCTTGGACCGGCTGGATATCGTCATGCTGACGGTATGGTTTCCTACCATTGCCTGCAAAATGATCGCTCTTTATACAGCTCTGCTGCTTGGAATTAGCAGCTTGTTCAAGGAGCGTAACTATCCGATATTCAACAAACCGGTTGCCATGGTTCTTGTGATGACAACGATCATGTCATTTCGAAGTACGACAGAGCTGCTGTCCTTTGCTAACTTTAGCTCGCCGGTTATTGTGCTGGCCTATCAGCCTGCCGTCATGATCCTTCTGTTTGTCGTTGTGAAGATCAAAAGCAGAAAGCTGGGAATGGGGAATCAAGAGAAACAAGAGAAACAAGAGAAACAAGAGAAACAAGAGAAACAGTGGAATCAAGCGAGTCAGGTGAGCCAGGAGAAACGGGGGAACCAAGTCAATCAAGCGAGTCAAGGCAATCAAGACAATCAAGACAGTCAAGGCGATTCAAGAAGTCAAAGCAAACACCAGCCTGCATCCGGCGGGTCGGACGCACAATCAAAGAGCAGAGCAGCGTTTTGGAGCAAGAATCTTACTTACTCGCATTGGCTTTGGATCGGCAATCTCTTGATGCTGGCATCTCTGGGCAGCATGGCAGCCGGCCTCGTGTTCAGCCGATACAATCCGCAGTCAGGTACCGTATGCGCATCCTTATATGGATGCTGCCTGACCTTAACCGCATTCACAACATATATGGAGGTGAGTCGGATTAAACAATCCCAAGCTGGTAACAAATAA